GCTATAGATGGCACAACAGAAAGTAAACCCATATGTGATAGCACTTACGGTGATGATACCAACCTTTATGGTTCTTATGGATACATCCATTGTTAGTGTAGCTTTACCGTATATTGCAGGACCACTATCTGTTACACCGGATGATGCAGCCTGGACACTGACTGTATATATCGCAGCCAATGCTATAATTCTTCCCGTTACGGGCTTTTTTGCTCAAAAGTTTGGTAGAAAAAAATTTTTTCTTTTTAATGTTATTACTTTTACTGTATCTTCATTTTTATGCGGTATTGCTCCAAATCTAGACCTTTTGCTAATATTTAGGGCGCTTCAAGGTTTTAGTGGTGGTACGCTTCAGCCATTATCTCAGGCAATACTTATGGAGAGTTTTCCTATTGAAAAACGTACGCAAGCAATGAGTATCTTTTCTATAGGTGTTGTATTTGCACCAATTTTGGGACCTTTGCTTGGAGGCTATATTGTAAATAATTACGATTGGCGCTGGATGTTTTTAATTAATGTTCCATTTGGTATTTTAGCTACCATAATGATAATTTTGTTCATATTTGATCCGGATTATGCTAAAGCTAAGAAAGAATTAAAAATAGACTATACTGCCTTAAGTTTTTTAGTACTTGGCATTGGTTCACTGCAAACAATGTTAGATAGAGGCCAGGAGTATGATTGGTTTAATTCTAATTTTATTGTAGTGCTTGGATTGATGAGTTTCTTTTTTATATCAATGTTTTTAATTAAAAATTACTTTTCAAAAACACCGCTTATTAGAATGTATCTGCTAAAAGATAAAAATTATGCATTTAGTGCAATTGCAATGTTTTTTCTGGGTTTTTTGTTTTTTACCACAGTAGCTTTACTGCCAAATTTAGTACAAACACTGTTAAAGTATGATGCCTATACTGCAGGCCTTATAATGATGCCAGGTGGTATTGCAAGCCTGGTTGTAATTGTTATTCTTGGACGGTTTTCTACTAAAATTAATCAAAAGATAGCTATTTTTATAGGTAGTCTGGTTGTGTTTTATGCGCTTTATCTAATGGAGCAGATAAACCTGAGCGCATCGCCGTACTTTATAACACTAGGGAGAGTTATAATAGGCTTTGGCTTGCCTTTGATTTTTATACCTATAAATGTGCTTGCATTTAATTTTTTAAAAAAGGAAGATATGAATGAAGCAAGCAGCGTTATTAACTTTACAAGAAATATAGGCGGAAGCTTTGGAATATCGTTTATGATTGATACATTTGTGCAAAGAAGATGGGAATTTCATAGAGATGCATTGGTATCGCACATAAATAATGCTAATCCAATTTTCAATAATCTATTTGAAAAGATGAGACTTTACCTTGTGGATAGGGGATTTTCTTTTGCAGACTCATACCACAAAGCTATTGCTTTGGCAAACAATACGCTCAATGCGCAAAGTTTGATAATGTCATACCAGGACGCATTTCATGTAATGATGTGGATGTCTTTGATATTTATAGTATTTTTACCATTTATTAAACGTGTAAAAAATAAAGCTAATACTCCGGTTAACTTTGAGATGTAGAAAATAAATTTGAATCTTTAACAATGTAAATGTCAAAATAGTTTGATAAATTTTTTTATTGGTATATAATAGCAGTAAATTTTTTTGGAGGAAGATGAATGTTAGGTTTTTTTAGAAAGCACAAAAAATATTTTTTTGTAGTGCTTGTTCTTGCTACGCTAAGTTTTATTGCTGGTGGTGCATATCTTTATGTAGCAGGCCCATTTAAAATGGGTGAGGATGTTGCAATTAAAGTAGGTTCTACAAAAATATCCACGCAGGAGTATTTAAACACATATAATCAACTTTATAGTTTTTACTCTAATTTGCTTGCCCAGATGAAAGGTGGTAATGTTACAGAGCAAGATATCAAAAATCTCCATTTGAAACAAAAAACAGCTGATTTATTAATCGATAGAGCATTATTATTGCAAGAAGCGAAAAGGGAAGGTATAAAAGTAACGAAAGAAGATATACAAAAAAGCATAGAAAAAAATCCTGTATTTGCAGAAAATGGAAAATTTTCCAAAGATAAATATTTGCTTGTTTTAAGGGAAAATCATTTAAAGCCTGCCGAATTTGAGGAATCTATAAAAAATGATTTATATATAGAAAAACTAAAAGATTCGATGGCAAAAAAAATCAATATTACTGATCAAATGGCAAAGAAATATTTTATAGACAATTTTTCAAATATACAGTTATCTTATGTGGATTTTGATGCAAATGCTTTTGCACAAAAAGTAACCTATAATGATACTGACTTAAAAAATTATTATAATAAAAACAAGCAGGAGTTTACAGAACCGGCTAAAGTAGATATAAAATACGCTGCTATAGATATAGCTTATCTTGCACCAAAAGAAAAGGTAACGGACCAGGAAATGAAGAGTTTTTACGATACACATCAGCAAAGTTTTCAGACACCACCACTGTATAAAATTGCTCATATTTTAATTAAGCCAAATGGAAATTCGAAAGAAGATTTAAAAGCAGCACAAGCCAAGGCAGAAGAAATTTATAAAAAATTAACTCCAGATGATTTTGAACAAATGGCACAAAAATATTCAGATGATCCCTACTCAAAACCAAAAGGAGGTGTACTTGGCTGGTTATATCAAAGTATGTTTAAACCAGATAGTGAATTTGCAAAAGTAGCTTTTAGTTTAAAAAAAGGTGAAATTTCCAAACCTTTCAAA
The Desulfurella sp. DNA segment above includes these coding regions:
- a CDS encoding DHA2 family efflux MFS transporter permease subunit, whose protein sequence is MAQQKVNPYVIALTVMIPTFMVLMDTSIVSVALPYIAGPLSVTPDDAAWTLTVYIAANAIILPVTGFFAQKFGRKKFFLFNVITFTVSSFLCGIAPNLDLLLIFRALQGFSGGTLQPLSQAILMESFPIEKRTQAMSIFSIGVVFAPILGPLLGGYIVNNYDWRWMFLINVPFGILATIMIILFIFDPDYAKAKKELKIDYTALSFLVLGIGSLQTMLDRGQEYDWFNSNFIVVLGLMSFFFISMFLIKNYFSKTPLIRMYLLKDKNYAFSAIAMFFLGFLFFTTVALLPNLVQTLLKYDAYTAGLIMMPGGIASLVVIVILGRFSTKINQKIAIFIGSLVVFYALYLMEQINLSASPYFITLGRVIIGFGLPLIFIPINVLAFNFLKKEDMNEASSVINFTRNIGGSFGISFMIDTFVQRRWEFHRDALVSHINNANPIFNNLFEKMRLYLVDRGFSFADSYHKAIALANNTLNAQSLIMSYQDAFHVMMWMSLIFIVFLPFIKRVKNKANTPVNFEM
- a CDS encoding peptidylprolyl isomerase, whose protein sequence is MLGFFRKHKKYFFVVLVLATLSFIAGGAYLYVAGPFKMGEDVAIKVGSTKISTQEYLNTYNQLYSFYSNLLAQMKGGNVTEQDIKNLHLKQKTADLLIDRALLLQEAKREGIKVTKEDIQKSIEKNPVFAENGKFSKDKYLLVLRENHLKPAEFEESIKNDLYIEKLKDSMAKKINITDQMAKKYFIDNFSNIQLSYVDFDANAFAQKVTYNDTDLKNYYNKNKQEFTEPAKVDIKYAAIDIAYLAPKEKVTDQEMKSFYDTHQQSFQTPPLYKIAHILIKPNGNSKEDLKAAQAKAEEIYKKLTPDDFEQMAQKYSDDPYSKPKGGVLGWLYQSMFKPDSEFAKVAFSLKKGEISKPFKTQLGYEIVYVMDTKPSKTISFDEAKPYIKQVLQMQKAQDNLFRESKRIALMIKNPADFDKICKQEGLKVHQTGLVAIDSNVLPQNILQKAYESTTNTLLGPDEVKVNNNTAYIIYETTEKKNPYLPDFDKVKDKVIKAYIKYKAKELAKDAFLKALTEKPLNLEKIASEYNLKIQTTPMFSKMNPDPNFACFNNAENIDFIFKQNKGFVGSCSANSDNYIYQIADKKADMNLYEQYKNQLKAQMKDEEVGKALENLLKTLKANTKIVINPQIVNESSNQ